One Primulina huaijiensis isolate GDHJ02 chromosome 8, ASM1229523v2, whole genome shotgun sequence genomic region harbors:
- the LOC140983577 gene encoding receptor-like protein EIX1, producing the protein MDNKKRNAKSWSIFLVLVSMYILKGGNGEVIRCIEKERKALLKFKQELDDSFNVLSSWGSEESQKECCKWRGVVCCNMTGHVISLHLNSETLYPYFSPLTGNLCNSLFELHHLISLDLSSNEFTGKIPESIGSLDKLQHLNLSSTSFSGNVPSQLGYLTNLRTLDLGHNNGLVIQNLDWLSKLSSLFLLDLSGSNVTENIEIIMFQKILVISSLKELYLGGCNFPNHTSPIDVSVNPTSASLRAIDLSGIGLTSSTFQVLFNTGRIPVTGNLHSSQTSCMNFSCLSKLYLSDNHLKGDIFEFVGAMMSLEVLDLSHNNITGLLPESVGRLSKLELFDVSFNLLEGSISESHLSELHHLKKLDLSYNSLVLNLTTEWIPPFQLDFLDLAYCSMGPRFPIWVQTQSEVSYLDLSSANISDELPERFWDSFPRLTFLNLSHNQISGRLPDLSSKLFGYPTLDLSFNIFSGLVPSFNPNTSNLYLSNNRFFGPISFLSKSNYDVLGLLDLSNNQLSGQIPSSLENTMLTFLDLSNNYFSGKIPNSLCSESTLVTLHLRNNNLSGELPDNLKNCLLFVLDVGGNNLTGNIPAWIGTQLQALRILSIRGNSFFGSIPREICNLRQIQILDLSQNNLSGRIPLHCFKNFDNFIQNNMNRRSFMVEGINIYLDDVFVQWKGQHLEYEGSKPFYLPTLIDLSCNKIEGNIPIEIFQMEGLVYLNLSRNHLRGGINPTIQQMEALECLDLSGNQLSGEIPASLGALPFLEILDLSNNNFSGEIPSGIQLQGFNASTYAGNIGLCGSPLPTCPGNEPPPSGHHGKLDDGDGGFTNQSLIQEFYITIVLGFIVGFWGVIGTLLVKKSWRFAYFNFFDRIHDYVCLKAALYWRRLRLQHLHNIQT; encoded by the exons ATGGATAATAAAAAACGTAATGCTAAATCATGGTCGATCTTTCTCGTTCTTGTTTCAATGTATATTTTGAAAGGTGGGAATGGAGAAGTGATTAGGTGTATAGAGAAAGAGAGAAAAGCTCTTCTCAAATTCAAGCAAGAACTTGACGATAGTTTTAATGTTCTCTCATCATGGGGAAGTGAGGAAAGCCAAAAAGAATGTTGCAAATGGAGAGGTGTTGTATGCTGCAATATGACTGGGCATGTGATCAGTCTCCACCTTAATAGTGAAactctctacccatatttttccCCATTGACAGGTAATCTTTGTAATTCTCTATTCGAGTTACATCATTTGATCAGTTTGGACCTGAGTTCCAATGAATTTACTGGTAAAATACCTGAATCCATTGGTTCGCTCGACAAGTTACAGCATCTCAATCTTAGTTCAACTTCTTTTTCTGGGAATGTGCCAAGTCAGTTGGGATATCTTACAAACTTGAGAACACTTGACCTCGGACATAATAATGGGTTGGTGATCCAGAACCTTGATTGGCTCTCTAAGCTTTCTTCTTTGTTTCTTCTTGATTTAAGCGGTTCAAATGTTACTGAAAATATCGAGATCATTATGTTCCAAAAAATACTGGTAATCTCTTCATTGAAAGAATTATATCTAGGAGGATGTAATTTCCCGAACCACACATCTCCTATAGATGTCTCTGTGAATCCTACTTCTGCATCTCTTCGTGCTATTGATCTATCAGGTATTGGGCTGACTTCCTCGACCTTCCAAGTGTTATTTAACACTGGCAGGATCCCTGTCACTGGTAATCTTCATTCGTCTCAAACATCATGTATGAATTTTAGTTGTTTGAGCAAATTATATCTATCCGATAATCATTTAAAAGGAGACATCTTCGAATTCGTTGGAGCAATGATGTCACTAGAGGTTCTGGACCTGTCTCACAATAATATTACAGGTTTACTGCCAGAAAGTGTTGGGCGACTTTCAAAACTTGAACTTTTTGATGTTTCTTTTAATTTGTTAGAAGGCTCAATATCCGAATCCCATCTCTCCGAACTCCATCACTTGAAGAAACTTGACCTGTCTTACAATTCACTGGTCTTGAACTTGACCACAGAGTGGATTCCTCCTTTCCAACTGGATTTTTTAGATCTAGCTTATTGTAGCATGGGACCTCGTTTCCCGATATGGGTTCAAACTCAGAGTGAAGTTTCTTATCTTGATCTCTCTAGTGCAAATATTTCAGATGAATTACCTGAAAGATTTTGGGATTCGTTTCCAAGATTAACGTTCTTAAATCTCTCTCACAACCAAATTAGCGGCAGACTTCCTGATTTATcatcaaaattatttggttATCCTACTCTAGATTTGAGTTTCAATATATTTTCAGGTCTCGTGCCATCATTTAACCCAAATACTTCGAATTTGTATCTCTCCAATAATAGATTTTTTGGACCCATTTCATTTTTGTCCAAGTCCAACTACGACGTGCTGGGTTTACTGGACCTCTCAAACAATCAGTTGTCAGGGCAGATTCCAAGTTCTTTGGAGAACACGATGTTGACATTTCTCGACTTATCCAACAATTATTTTTCTGGAAAAATTCCAAACTCATTATGCTCCGAATCAACGCTTGTTACTCTCCACCTACGCAACAATAACTTGTCGGGTGAATTGCCTGATAATTTGAAGAATTGTCTTTTGTTTGTTCTTGATGTTGGAGGTAACAATTTAACAGGAAATATCCCTGCATGGATAGGAACCCAACTTCAGGCGTTGAGAATTCTTAGTATTCGGGGAAATAGTTTTTTTGGAAGCATCCCTCGAGAAATATGTAATCTTCGACAAATCCAAATCTTAGACCTCTCTCAGAATAACCTATCGGGAAGAATCCCTCTccattgcttcaaaaatttcgataatttcattcagaataatatgaaCAGGCGGTCCTTTATGGTAGAAGGGATCAACATTTACCTGGATGATGTATTTGTTCAGTGGAAAGGACAACACTTAGAGTATGAGGGCAGTAAACCATTCTATCTTCCCACTTTAATAGATCTTTCTTGCAATAAGATAGAGGGAAATATTCCTATAGAGATTTTTCAGATGGAGGGATTAGTCTATTTGAATTTGTCAAGAAACCATTTAAGAGGCGGTATAAATCCAACAATTCAACAAATGGAAGCCTTGGAATGTCTTGATCTCTCTGGAAACCAACTCTCCGGCGAGATTCCTGCCAGCCTTGGGGCTTTACCTTTCCTGGAAATTCTGGACTTGtcaaacaacaatttttcaGGTGAAATTCCATCCGGCATCCAACTTCAGGGCTTCAACGCATCTACATATGCAGGAAATATTGGACTATGCGGATCCCCTCTCCCAACTTGCCCCGGCAATGAGCCCCCTCCGTCCGGTCATCATGGAAAACTTGACGATGGCGATGGCGGCTTCACTAACCAATCTCTTATACAGGAGTTTTACATAACCATAGTCTTGGGTTTCATTGTTGGATTCTGGGGTGTTATTGGTACTTTGCTAGTAAAGAAATCGTGGAGATTtgcatattttaatttctttgacCGGATCCATGATTATGTGTGCTTGAAAGCAGCTCTATACTGGAGAAGATTGAG ACTTCAACATCTGCACAATATTCAGACATGA
- the LOC140983251 gene encoding aquaporin SIP1-1, whose product MGAIRAAVADGVLTFMWIFCASGLGAATYVIASALSVAPGLPTLFITTFLVFVLLFIFGFVGDLMGGATFNPTATAAFYAAGLGGADSLISAAIRFPAQAAGAVGGVLAISEAMPIKYKHMLGGPYLKVDLHTGAVVEGVLTFIITFAVLLIVIKGPSNLVIKNWLLSMSTVSLIVAGSSYTGPSMNPANAFGWAYLNNKHNTWEQFYVYWICPFVGAILAAWIFRFLFPPPSPAKKKKSE is encoded by the exons ATGGGGGCGATCAGGGCGGCGGTGGCCGATGGGGTGCTGACGTTCATGTGGATTTTCTGCGCGTCGGGGCTGGGTGCCGCCACGTACGTCATAGCTTCGGCGCTGAGCGTGGCCCCTGGCCTCCCGACGCTTTTTATCACCACGTTTCTTGTTTTCGTGCTGTTGTTTATATTCGGCTTCGTCGGAGATTTGATGGGCGGCGCGACGTTCAACCCCACCGCCACTGCTGCGTTCTACGCGGCCGGGCTTGGGGGCGCCGACTCTCTTATTTCTGCAGCGATTCGGTTTCCTGCTCAG GCAGCTGGCGCAGTTGGTGGCGTCCTCGCGATATCGGAGGCTATGCCGATTAAGTACAAGCACATGCTTGGAGGTCCTTATTTAAAGGTTGATTTGCACACCGGAGCTGTAGTTGAGGGCGTCTTGACTTTCATAATCACTTTTGCAGTACTTCTTATTGTGATTAAGGGTCCGAGTAACCTAGTTATCAAGAATTGGCTGCTTTCCATGTCGACTGTTTCGCTAATTGTTGCAGGTTCGAGTTATACGGGACCTTCCATGAATCCTGCCAAT GCATTTGGTTGGGCATACCTAAATAACAAGCACAACACGTGGGAGCAATTCTATGTATATTGGATCTGTCCCTTCGTCGGAGCTATACTGGCTGCCTGGATTTTCCGCTTCCTATTTCCTCCCCCGTCCCCagcgaagaagaagaagtcagAGTGA
- the LOC140983165 gene encoding rop guanine nucleotide exchange factor 5-like encodes MDGVDGKSKKKDGSESFSIDSVTEPRKSTSCGGRSSSDDSCSAKLGWPIGQAMVTDKCLKKDAFEEESKTNSNAKGGADDDSLSKKESSKFSEMEMMKERFAKLLLGEDMSGSGQGVCPALAISNAITNLCATVFGQLWRLEPIPCEKKTMWKREMECLLSVSDHIVEMIPSWQTFPDGKKLEVMTCRPRSDLLLNLPALRKLDNMLLDMLDSFTNTEFWYIDQGVSAPEADGSASFRKVVPRQEEKWWLPVPRVPTGGFPEESRKHLNSKRECGSQILKAAMAINSIALAEMEIPEMYFETLPKNGRACLGDVIYRYITSEHFSSECLLDCLDMSSEHCVLEIANRVEASIYVWRRRLHFKTAAHPTRSAAKSSWEIVKDLMVDGDKRELLAERAEGLLLCLKQRFPGLAQTTLDAMKIQFNKDVGKSILESYSRVLESLAFSIVARIDDLLYVDDLTKHSDKLSSVPRVSVISHKKVSIPCSVPVSGTPYRTSFTTPSFSPALISPARGQERTPFLGRNGNRPPRRGMGVKRVLTNYLGGEVKVKTCGNVLEGGLDSGSSRYNDGIAASRLSMEQMDSRSIQTESKSQQIDR; translated from the exons ATGGACGGTGTGGATGGGAAGAGTAAGAAAAAAGATGGGTCCGAGTCATTTAGTATTGACTCGGTGACTGAACCAAGAAAGAGCACGAGCTGTGGTGGAAGATCGAGTTCTGATGATTCTTGTTCGGCTAAATTGGGTTGGCCTATTGGGCAAGCTATGGTTACTGATAAGTGTTTGAAGAAGGATGCttttgaagaagaaagcaagacCAATTCGAATGCCAAGGGTGGTGCAGATGACGATTCTTTGTCGAAGAAGGAGAGTTCAAAGTTTTCAG AAATGGAGATGATGAAAGAGCGTTTCGCAAAATTGTTGCTTGGTGAAGACATGTCTGGCAGTGGTCAAGGGGTTTGCCCAGCATTAGCCATTTCAAATGCCATTACCAATTTATGTG CTACTGTGTTTGGGCAATTGTGGAGATTGGAACCTATTCCTTGTGAAAAGAAAACTATGTGGAAAAGGGAGATGGAATGTTTGCTCAGTGTGAGTGATCATATCGTCGAAATGATACCCTCATGGCAAACATTTCCCGATGGGAAAAAGCTTGAG GTGATGACATGTCGACCCAGATCAGATCTATTACTCAATCTCCCTGCTCTTCGCAAGCTTGACAACATGTTGCTT GATATGCTGGACAGTTTCACGAATACGGAATTTTGGTACATTGATCAAGGCGTATCAGCACCAGAGGCTGATGGATCAGCATCTTTTCGAAAAGTTGTCCCAAGGCAAGAGGAGAAGTGGTGGTTGCCCGTGCCACGTGTACCTACTGGCGGTTTCCCTGAGGAATCAAGAAAGCACTTAAATTCCAAGCGTGAATGCGGGAGCCAGATTCTTAAAGCTGCTATGGCCATCAACAGCATTGCTTTGGCTGAAATGGAAATCCCTGAGATGTATTTCGAAACTCTTCCAAAG AACGGAAGAGCGTGCCTTGGGGATGTCATATACCGTTACATCACTTCTGAACACTTCTCCTCCGAATGCTTGCTTGATTGTCTTGACATGTCTTCTGAACATTGCGTTTTGGAGATTGCAAATCGAGTCGAGGCTTCAATCTATGTTTGGCGTCGAAGACTTCACTTCAAAACTGCTGCTCATCCAACTCGTTCTGCTGCCAAATCATCTTGGGAGATTGTCAAAGATCTCATGGTAGATGGAGATAAGAGAGAATTACTGGCTGAAAGAGCCGAAGGCCTCCTACTTTGCCTGAAACAACGTTTCCCTGGACTTGCACAAACTACATTAGATGCAATGAAAATACAGTTCAACAAG GATGTCGGGAAGTCCATCCTAGAGAGCTACTCGAGGGTCTTGGAAAGTTTAGCTTTTAGTATCGTGGCACGTATTGACGATCTACTTTACGTAGATGACTTGACTAAGCATTCAGATAAGCTTTCATCAGTGCCTAGAGTGAGTGTAATTTCTCACAAAAAGGTGTCAATCCCATGTTCTGTGCCTGTCTCGGGCACTCCTTACCGGACATCATTCACAACTCCCAGCTTTTCGCCTGCTCTAATTAGCCCTGCTAGAGGACAAGAGAGAACTCCATTTCTAGGCAGAAATGGCAACCGACCGCCACGTCGTGGTATGGGGGTTAAACGAGTCTTGACAAACTATCTTGGTGGCGAGGTAAAAGTGAAGACTTGTGGCAACGTGTTAGAAGGTGGCTTGGATTCTGGTTCGAGCAGATATAATGATGGAATAGCAGCTTCTCGTCTCAGCATGGAACAGATGGATTCTCGTTCAATACAAACTGAGTCGAAGTCACAACAAATAGATCGGTAA
- the LOC140983102 gene encoding receptor-like protein EIX2, whose protein sequence is MDYEKRNTRLLSAFLVLVSICILKGGRSAEVIRCKETDRQALLKFKKGLVDEYDVLSSWGSEESKRECCKWRGVGCSNKTGHVISLHLNEEILDRWHALGGNLSDALVDLRHLISLDLSTNDFSDNEIPEFIGSLDKLRYLNLSYCSLKGKVPGQLGNLTNLRALDLGNNYGGLMIQNLDWLSNLSSLFHLDLSSSSFTEGLKTVVFQKILIIKSLKELYLGGCSFPNDTSSVDAYVNSTFASLSVLDLSGLSLTSLAFHWLFNISKSLLSIDLSSNELNGSIPDEFGQKLVSLENLDLSYNEFEGGIPKSFWNLKGLKKLHLSSNNLTGSLPDFVGTMVPLEILDLSDNRITGSVPESFWKASKLEVLYASNNSLEGTISESHLSKLHNLKKLDLNYNSLVFNLTPDWDPPFQLEFLKLASCKMGPRFPIWVRTQSKVSQLDLSSANISDELPEWFWDSLPRLEFLNLSHNQISGRLPDLSSKLSGHPLLDLSFNEFAGLIPSFHPNTTCLYLSNNNFFGSLSFLCKSKYDELGLLDFSNNRLSGQIPNCWENTAVGILDLSNNNFSGEIPDTLGYALLMTLHLFNNSLSGELPSSLKNSGLLEVLDVGSNMLTGNIPAWIGTNLASLVILNIRGNNFFGSIPPELCYLTQIQILDLSRNNLSGRIPLHCFKNFTNFVQKSSTTPYGVLASGYSYPIVYNVVDKVVVQWKGRVFEYSKTLYLLTLIDLSSNRIEGNIPKEIFQMEGLVSLNLSRNHLKGNIDQAIHQMESLECLDVSRNQLSGEIPTGLGTLPFLAFLNLSNNNFSGKIPSGTQLQGFNASLYAGNIGLCGPPLPMCPEDYPDPLSGHNSDENDDDAFMKQSFLKEFYITIVLGFIVGFWGIIGTLLLRKSWRYAYFSFFDRIICT, encoded by the coding sequence ATGGATTATGAAAAGCGCAACACCAGATTGTTGTCTGCCTTTCTAGTTCTTGTTTCCATATGTATTTTGAAAGGTGGCCGGAGTGCAGAAGTAATTAGGTGTAAAGAAACAGATAGACAAGCTCTTCTCAAATTCAAGAAAGGACTTGTTGATGAGTATGATGTTCTTTCGTCGTGGGGAAGTGAAGAAAGCAAGAGAGAATGTTGCAAGTGGAGAGGGGTCGGATGTAGCAACAAGACTGGCCATGTAATAAGTCTGCACCTTAATGAAGAAATTCTCGACCGATGGCATGCATTGGGAGGTAATCTTAGTGATGCTCTGGTCGACTTGCGTCATTTGATCAGCTTGGACCTCAGTACCAATGATTTTTCTGATAACGAAATCCCCGAATTCATCGGTTCCCTCGATAAGTTGCGATATCTCAATCTTAGTTATTGTTCACTGAAAGGGAAAGTTCCTGGTCAGCTGGGAAATCTTACCAATTTGAGGGCACTCGACCTTGGAAACAATTATGGCGGGTTGATGATCCAGAACTTGGATTGGCTCTCTAATCTTTCTTCTTTGTTCCACCTTGATCTTAGCAGTTCAAGTTTTACGGAAGGTTTGAAAACTGTTGTCTTCCAGAAAATACTGATAATCAAATCTTTGAAGGAACTATATTTAGGAGGGTGTAGTTTCCCCAACGATACATCTTCTGTAGATGCATATGTGAACTCTACTTTTGCATCTCTCTCTGTTCTTGATCTATCAGGTTTGAGTCTCACTTCATTGGCCTTCCACTGGTTATTTAACATCAGTAAGAGTTTGCTTAGCATTGATCTATCTAGTAACGAATTAAATGGTTCCATTCCTGATGAGTTCGGGCAGAAACTTGTTTCTCTCGAGAATCTTGATCTATCATACAACGAATTTGAAGGTGGAATTCCGAAATCATTTTGGAATTTAAAAGGTTTGAAAAAATTACATCTATCCAGCAATAACTTGACGGGATCCCTTCCTGATTTTGTGGGGACGATGGTGCCGTTGGAGATTTTAGATCTGTCTGACAACCGAATTACGGGTTCGGTGCCTGAAAGTTTTTGGAAAGCTTCCAAACTTGAAGTTTTGTATGCTTCTAATAATTCATTAGAAGGTACAATATCTGAATCACATCTCTCCAAACTTCACAACTTAAAAAAGTTGGATTTGAACTACAATTCGTTGGTATTCAACTTGACCCCCGATTGGGATCCTCCTTTCCAATTGGAATTCTTAAAGCTAGCTTCTTGCAAGATGGGACCACGTTTCCCGATTTGGGTTCGAACACAAAGTAAAGTTTCCCAGCTTGATCTCTCTAGCGCTAATATTTCAGATGAGTTACCTGAATGGTTTTGGGATTCTCTTCCTAGGCTAGAATTCTTGAATCTCTCTCATAACCAGATTAGTGGCAGACTTCCTGATTTATCATCCAAATTATCTGGTCATCCTTTGCTAGATTTAAGTTTTAATGAATTTGCAGGTCTCATACCATCGTTTCACCCCAATACCACGTGTTTGTATCTCTCCAATAACAACTTTTTTGGATCATTATCATTCTTGTGCAAGTCCAAATATGATGAGCTCGGCTTACTCGATTTTTCAAACAACCGGTTGTCAGGACAAATTCCTAACTGTTGGGAGAACACGGCCGTGGGCATTCTCGACTTGTCGaacaataatttttctggtgaaatTCCAGATACTTTGGGCTATGCATTACTAATGACTCTGCACTTGTTCAACAATAGCTTATCTGGTGAATTGCCGTCCAGTTTAAAAAATAGTGGGTTATTGGAAGTTCTTGATGTTGGAAGTAACATGTTAACAGGAAATATCCCGGCATGGATTGGAACAAATCTTGCAAGCTTGGTGATTCTCAATATTCGAGgcaataatttttttggaagtATTCCTCCAGAACTATGTTATCTTACACAAATTCAAATCTTAGACCTCTCCAGGAATAATCTATCAGGAAGAATCCCCCTccattgcttcaaaaatttcacTAATTTTGTTCAGAAAAGTAGCACAACACCGTACGGTGTATTGGCTTCAGGTTATTCTTATCCAATAGTTTACAACGTGGTGGACAAGGTAGTTGTTCAATGGAAAGGGCGTGTGTTTGAGTACAGTAAAACACTTTATCTTCTTACACTCATAGATCTCTCTAGCAACAGAATCGAGGGAAATATTCCTAAGGAGATTTTCCAGATGGAGGGATTGGTTTCTTTGAATCTATCAAGAAACCATTTGAAAGGAAATATAGATCAAGCAATTCATCAAATGGAGTCGTTGGAATGCCTAGATGTGTCCAGAAACCAACTCTCGGGGGAGATTCCTACGGGCCTTGGGACTTTACCTTTCTTGGCTTTTCTCAACTTGtcaaacaacaatttttcaGGCAAAATTCCATCTGGAACACAACTTCAGGGCTTCAATGCATCATTATATGCCGGAAATATCGGACTATGTGGCCCCCCTCTACCAATGTGCCCTGAGGATTACCCTGATCCTTTGTCCGGTCATAATAGCGACGAGAACGATGATGATGCCTTCATGAAGCAATCTTTCTTAAAGGAGTTTTACATAACTATTGTCTTGGGTTTCATTGTTGGATTCTGGGGAATTATTGGTACTCTGCTACTTCGTAAATCGTGGAGATATGCTTATTTTAGTTTCTTTGACAGGATCATATGTACATGA